Genomic DNA from Leishmania donovani BPK282A1 complete genome, chromosome 32:
ACGAACTGGTACTCGACGCGTGCGCCAACATCCTCACCGCCGATCCGTCCTACGCAGAGGCGGTGGGGACGACGCTAGGAGACCTCGAGGACGTGGCCGGCAGCGATGGCCTTCAGTCTCAGAATTTCCTCTACGCTGCACGGCAACTGCGCCACCGCTTTTTCCTTCCGTGCACACGGCTAGAAAAAGACAACACAAGTGACATCATGCTCATCACGAAGCTACTGCTCCCGCATGCGGCACCGCACCGCTACGACACCGTTCAGTTTCGGTGCCCGCTACCTCAACGACCACTGCTTTTGCGGGGGGCCGATAAGGCGACGACACCACTGTTGGAggacaccgccgccacgcaggCTGAGCACCACGACGAGGTACAAGCTCCTCGGACCACACCAGCTCACCCGGCGCATGCGTTCCCCGAGGAAACACTGTGGTCGTCTTCGGCGGCAATCCGCAACTCGAGCGCACCTGGCCGGCAAAGGTTTGACCCGGCCCGTCGCGGGCCGTATCCCTCTCGGTTTCGCAATGGGGGTGATGACGCCAATAAGGAGCTCCCAGCAGTGCCCACCGCTCTCCCAAGCCGACTGGCCATTGTGTCCGAGGCAGTGCAGCTTCCCACTCTGCTGGACTGCCTCGCTTCTGTACGCGAGGGAGCGGGAGAGGCAACTGCGGTGGAAGGTAAGGCCGCGACGAAGCTGCCCCCGGTGGATCACCTGGAGGAGTTCATCAGACAACTGCCATCCGTGTACGAGTACAACCCTGATATGGAGGAGGACGGGCAGGAGGCGTCCACCGACTGGGTGTTTCTTGCACTTCTGAGTTGCGAGGCCTTATCGTGATGCTGGCTCTAACTCATAGGCAAGTGGAGGAGGGGTCTTAGCGATGGCATCGTTGATGCATCTtcgacggcgacgaagcGGGAGGGCGAGTGCAAGCATTGTGAGGGTCAGGGAAGACCTACGCGTGCTTGCAGTCTCTGCTTTCTCCTGTGTGTTTCCTTCGCcctaaaaaaaaacgaaaagaccAGAACATAATCTATCACACCAAAAGGAGGCAACACCGCGGGTGCAGCGCCAAGGAAGACGGGCAAAAAAGAGGACGCGGAATGCACACCCTCCTTTGACCGGCGCAGGCACAAGGCATCCCGCAAGAACCTTCGCTCTTTTTTCGTTGGAGCCTCACTGTCTGCGACTCGCTGACTgcggcacggctgcgccggtggtggggtgCGCTAGGGGAACCTACGCGTGCTTGTACAGCCTCTCGTATTTTGACACCGGAAAGCTCTCGAAACCATGGCAGTATCCGAAGGATACAGGCGTTTTTTTGCCCCACTACCTAACCAACTGCAATCGTCTGCGATTGACTTGTGCGTCTTCTGCTCGTTTTCCAACCGCATCACGTCGGCACTTGAACTTCACCTTCTCGTCTCCTGTGTTTCTGGCTCGGCCGACCGCCTCTTCGCTCCTGCTTTTGGCCCTTGCCGATTCACtcgcgcttgcgcagcgtCTTTCTCACAGCAGGCTTGCCCGCTTTGGCAGAGGCCATCCGCCGTCGAAGCAGACGGTGACAGGCACCTGCCAAATCAGCGTTATCACGGCTGTCTTTTCTTGTGCAAGCGCCGCAccgcgacgctgccgtcgatCATTCAGGATGCTTCGTCAGCTGAGCATCCGGCAGGCGCCAAAGGTGGAGCTCATCTCCCCAACACCGTCCGCGCCGATTCAGAACTTCGACTTGCGACCGATAGCCGCGTCGCTCCTGTACCGGAAACTCCTGAAGCTGTACTTGCGCAAATTCGACACGGACACCAACACAATCATTCGCGCATGGAAGCAGACCAAGTACGAGTTCTGGGTACACCGTAACGTGTCCAAGGAGGAAGCCGATTTGCTAAATATAAAGGGCCAGCAAGTGCTGGAGGCGATTCGCGCCGGCCTCGTGCCGGTGTACCATAACTCAAAGACGAATCAGACCTACTACAAGTACGACGCCGACACGCTGAACGCTGTACACAACCATGTAGACCCCGTGAGCGCCGAAGAATTCCTTCGCCGCTTCCACGACCGAATGGACTCAAGGGATGTGGAAGAGATCAAAGCCACGCTGAAGAAGCTCGGGCGCTGGACAGGGCCGGACGAACTCCGGAAGGAGGACCTCTTTCGCGTCAAAACCAAGCGCAAGGTCAAGTGCACCGACCCAGATGAGTGAGCCCATCACCTTGCCCGCAGAGAgatcgcgcgcgcgcgagagagtCCAGAAGCGTGGAACGGCGGGCTCTTTGTCTCACAGTTGTTGCTGCACCCTTGCCAAATGCCGGcccacctctggtggtggcaagGGTTAAGCGCGTACGACAGAAGGGAGTCCGgggcgatgcatcgctgccgaTGCCCGCGgccaggtcctggatggcacGTCGCCGAAGAGACCTGCGTTCAGCGAACGCGCCTGCGCTATCCATGTGGCTGGGCAGGGCgtcggcgtgactcgagcgcaCGTCTCACCCCCTGGTTCACACCGTTCGCTGGTGTGGGGGCCtgcggggcgggggtgggcaGGTGGCGTTTGAGGCAGGGACCGTGCTCGGCTGCCTGCATCGGCAGCATAGCTGCAACGCGCGTGTCTCCGGCTTCTCCGCATCACGCGATgtggggcctgtggcagaATGTACACGTTGCAGGAAAAATAAGATATCTCGAGCAGCGCTGTGTTGAGGCTTTCTCTTCAGGCTTTCGCGTGCTGTTCTCCTTACCTGTGAATGGTTGTGCGCAGCGacgctccttttttttgtaggagggtgggaggggagtgggtgagctgctgcacttaagtggaaaaaaaaaaacgcataAAAACAAGCGACTACGGCGAAGATATCTACGAGGGCGCCCCGCTTGTGAGGGTTCCGCCTGCAGCGATGAGAGGATGCCGCGCTGTGCGTCATAATCCCTTGTAAAGACGCACACCTGTGAACACagttgtgcgtgtgggtcGTCCGCATCGCTGCGCAAACTCCTCCCGCATGGATGAATCCGGTGTGGCCACCGTGTGGGTGCGCGGTCAGCAGCTTTCGCGCTGCTCCGTGTCCCGATTGGTAAATTGCTGACCGATACGACTTTGgcttttccttttgcttCGCTCTTCGTCATCGTCGATGCTTGAGTGACATGGAGGATGCACCACTGCACCTTCGTGTGCCGCATCTCTCGCCGTCTGTGCGTTTCACCCGCTCACGCTGGATGCGGCGCCCACTCAGTGTCGCTTTGGTGCCCCTtgcgtcttctctcttctgtaGGGCTGTGCGGTGACGgagtgcgctgctgcgtaaAATGGAGCGGCACAAGAACAGTTCTGTGTTCTTGACAGGTATTAACGTTAGAGATGGGCGAGGTCAGGACTTGTCTGAGGATGAGGATGAGGGTGTTGGTGTCCTTGTCCCGTTCCGTGTGCCCCCCATGCCGCGCCCCGTCGTTTCGCATCGCTATGTGTCTCTCAACCACCCCTCCGGCAGCCGCAGTAGCGTGTCCCGAACGCTGCTGCACTGGGAAAAGCAGATGCTTCTCTCACGCCTGCAGAAAAATCCGTGTGTCGACACAGAGGTCTTTCAAGAGCGTCTTTCACGGATGAAAATACGGAACGATCGTCATTACATTCGCCAGGTGTGCGACagggtggcggaggcgcgtcaggccgaggcgacggcgaggcaggCGGCCTTTTTTAGCGCAGAGGAACGGCGCGACTTTATCTTCTACAAGCACCACCATTTGGTGGAAATCAAGCGACGGGAGCAGACTCTGACGCGGGCGCGCAAGTGGTCTATCATCGTCGTGTGCCACGTCTTTCTTGCGGCTCTCATGCAGGAACGACGagtgcaggaggcgctggacaCTTTTAGTTTCTTGTTGGCCCCGATGATTCGGCGATTcctcgcgctgcgtgcgcggcgccgaGAGGCGGAAGAGCTGACGCGCCGTCATCTTCGAGACattcccttcccctttccaCATGTTATACAGAGTATGACCGGCACGTTCTTCGAGggctggccgccggcgctgctagAGAAGTTGGTGGAGAAGTCGAAACCGTGCTACCTGCGCAGAGGAAGATACCTGATGCACGAGGGAGACGTGGGCCGCGTTATGTTCATGATCACCTTGGGCACCGTCTCAATCGTGCTCCGTAAAAAAGGCCGCGAAAAGCGCCGCACAAAGGAGAACTCCAGCGGCGTCCTACAGATCAAGGCACCTTGCTACGCGGGTGAGTTTGCGCTGGTCTGCAAGGAGCCGCGGTCGGCATCTATCATCTGCGAGACGGACATCGGCTACTGGGCCGTGTCTCCGGAGGAGTACGAGGAAGTGGCGAAATACCTCAGTCCGGCGGTTGCCAGCAAGCAACGTGAGGCCACAGatgtgcgccgtcgccagaACCTCAAGCGCTTTTTTCCGCTGCACGTGGCGTTTCTTCGCAACTTCCCGTACTTTGCACAATTCAGCGATAAGAGTCTGACGCAGCTGATTGACAGCGTCGAGCCGATTGTCCTGCACGACGGCGACTATCTCTTCCGCGAAGGCGAAATCGACTCCTCAACTTACTTTGTACAGGACGGCGAGGCTGTCTTGCGCGACCGCGACGGGGCTGATCGAAAAGTCTTGAAGGGCAGCTGCATTGGCGTCTTTGAGTGTTCCTGCGGCGTTAACGAGGCGAAGCGCAGCTCCATTGTGAGCGTGAACTACTGCGACATATGGCGCCTGAGCCGAGATGTGTTGATTGAGATAGGTATGAGCGagccagcggcgctgctgcactgccgcGATGCAGCCAAGAAGGATCGGGCGCTGGAGATGCACAAGGACAAGGTGGCGTTGCAGTGTTTCCGGAAGGACCCATACATGTCCTTCTGTTGCCCTCGCTCCACGCTCGCCCACCTTTTCGAGGCAAGCACCCCGACCGTCTTCCTCAACGGTGAGCGCCTCGCCCTCATGGGAAAGACCTTGAATGCCCTGTCCGTAGTCATGAGCGGTGTCCTTGACATCACCATGTCACGGAACGAGCAACACATAACCATGAGGGTGCACGTCACAGCTAGCTGCGTCAGCGATGCGGCTTTTCGAAACGCTAGCGCCCCGTTCCGCGGTCTGAGCCGCGTCATTGGTGCATATGAGTTCGCCTCGTCACTTTCTCAGTACGCGTGCACCGTGACGAGTGTTGGGCTGACAGAGGCCTTCGTAATTGAGCGGGCACAGCTAGACATGAAGGTCCCTGCCGCCCTCCGCGGCCTGATGCAcgacagcgcgcgcagcagggaGTGTGTCAGTCGCGCCTACAAACAAGAAAATGCGGGACTGCTCTACAACGACGAAGCCTTGAGCTTCTCACGGCTCTACAGAGAGCTGCGGACCCTCGAGGGTGAGACGCGCAAGTGAACATGTATATACCCTCCATCCACGACCCGCACAGTAGTTACATGTGCGCAAGCGCGATGGTCCTCCTCGCTAGCGATATCTGCTCGTCTTATTACGGTCAACCACcgcttttgttgttgcttcgCGTGAGTGCCAGTAAAGCGTTCTTTCACTTCTCTTCCTTTAgtgcgccctcctcctcttttggCTTGTCTCCGCGTTTCCCGATCTCCCTcattgcccccccccctccccggcCCCAACACACGTACGCATATTCATACCGACACCCCTGACGGCTTGCGGCGTAGAAGAAACCTCTATTAGGATACCATGAGATACCGCTCCTGTACTCTGCCACCTGATCTTGACGGTGAGTATGCCGCCAATACTGATtcaggcggtggcgcacatGTGAaacatatatgtgtgtgtggttgcgtccgtgtgcgtgctggtgtgtTTGAACTCTACATGTAGTCCCTTTCTTTGGCAACCTTCCCTTGTTTCTGCGTTTCCTTCGTCTTTCATGTGTGTAGTTGTCGCCCTTTGTTTTCGCCTTTGCATTTTGAAACTCAGCTGCCCAAGCTTCCACCCTGATACACTCGCAAGAGCATCGCTACTTCTGTAGTGCAAAAGGATTCAGCGAAGACGGAAAGAGGCAGTAGCCCCTCCCCTGGATCACGGCTCATGCCATTGCTCACCTCATGTGTTTTTGAGCGGATGAGGTTCATTCCTCGGCGCCCACTTCTTTCTCCGCCTCGACCATCATCCGTGCCAATGGAGGCAGACACTGTCAGTGTAACGGATGTCGACATCATGACTTAGTTGCGAACGCCCGCATTTTGCGCACGCGCCTGACGCACAGGTGCCGCTTTTGCCATTTTTCGCGGTGTTGCTCGCTTTTCGTCACGAAGTGTTTCATGCCTTCCCTCTGCCTGCACAGTGCACGTATTTCGCAAACATGGAAAgttctctccccctccctccctgtctTTCTCACTTCGTGGCTCGCTTTCATTCTTCAAGGTACTGGCCACTACGACCGCACTatctcttttctgtttttcttctcAGATGGACGGTGCCCCGCCAAGTGCGGCTGTCGGCGTCATCTACGCCGACGAGAAGCCGTCGCGCCGCGCCGTTTCCATCAGCTCCGTAGACTCGGAGCCGATTGTGCGGGCGGCCTCTGCGCGGTCTGTCgcgtcctccgcctcgcatgagggcggaggcagagCACCGCGAGGTTGGCTTGTCTCCGAAGGCGATGACGTACCATTAGACGACGCCGGGATGGCTGACGCAACCCTTGTACTTCCTATCAGGCAGATTTCAGAGGCCCCAGTGGCGGTGGTCAGCGCCATCTCGGCAGCAAGCCGCTCGTGCGTTGCGGAAGCCGTTCCCCAGACACTCCCAATGGACGTCGGAACGCGGCTGTGCCTGTCTGATGGCACGTTTGTCGGCTATGTCTCCTCAGTGCTCGGGCCGGTCAAGCAAGCCTTCTACGTAGTGAAGTCGACGCGCGATGACTTTCACGAGCTGATAGGTGATCACCGTCTCGCAGAGGCGGTCCCACTTCACTATGATCTCCACCATCCACAAATCATGTACGACCCCTTCGAGCAGTGCGATGCCGCCAAAGGCACTGACGCCAGCTACATCAACGACGAGGAACTTCCCGAGTACGTCCGTCCCGACTTTTCGGACGACGAGAAAGAGATGGAGTGGAAGCGGCAAaagcgtcgccgcggtgACGACAACGAAAGCATCAGCTCCGACGAGATGCAGGTGGATATCGAGTGGTCCAAATTGCAGCTCGATGAGGATGCCGTGCCGTGTGGAGATCCACATGTGGTGATTCCGCAGTGGATTCGAAGCGCGCCACGATGAAGCGGGCACGCCAATGCACGTGACGGCGGGGTACTTGATTTCGCGTAAACGACACAGACGCCTTTCGCAGATACGGCGCCTTGCAGGATAACAAGACTCACTACTCCCATGTCGAgccctttttttgttgttgttgcacTTTGaactgcggcgcagcagaacgCGGGACGTGGAGTGCTCTCGCTGGATAGAAGGTGAGCTTGCCACGGCGTGGTGGTCAATACTCAGCCATtcctgctgcgcgcacacccacgaGGGCCCGCGACACGGCATCGCTTCTCGTCCAGTGACGACAGACGCACAAGTGCACAACCTcccactcctcctctctgaTTCTGGCTCTCGATTGATCTCCCTCGCCTTCAGAGACAAAAGTATTCAACGGCGATGTCCTCATAAGTGTCGCGCACCGGCGTTCCTTCTCACCTTGTCAGTGCTTCATGCTTTGTTTTCCTGGCATTCACATAGTGCTCAGGTGAGCCTTCGCGATGCGCCGGATCACCCGCTACCGTCGCACCACACTCGTCAGCACGGTAGAACAATAAATGTTTCGGAACAGCTCTGCACATCGTGTGGTTCTTCTTGAAAATAAAAGAGGTACAAGGTCGATGAAAAGAACGCGTGCGATATACCCACTTCCCCAAAGGCCGGAAGCGTgaaaaaaaacacgaaacTGCAGGCACGGCGTGTGGAGAAACTTGCACTGCATCGGCACTGATTAGCCGatgcccgctgcgccgcgcgggCGGCATCGTGGAAAGATGATGACACAGGCCTCAGCACCCTGGTCCGCAAAAGAGGTTGTAAATCGGCTCGTGATGACCGCCTCCCACTACCTCACGCAGGTTCACACCATCGCCGGAGACGATTTTGCCGCTGACACGGTTGTGACAAAGGGGGAGGATTGAGCATGTGGCGGTAGGCCGCGAGGTTCTGGAGTACTGATCAGAAGCTATCGAGTGTGGAGGGGTCCAGCCAAGCAACGCGAAAGGCGACGCGACGTGGCGAAGGGGCTCCATCTTCTACGACCAACTCATGAGGCAGCTCGAGACGTTGACAGCGAAGCACAGGATAGACATTCTCACCATCACTGCCGCGACAGTCTGACAGCTTGCACTGCTCTACACCCTCATCAACCTCGACGTGCttccgctgcagctgttcAAGCAGCTGTGCAACATGTTCCCTATGATCAACACCGCCCACCTTCGACGTAAGGACTCTTAATCGACGTAAAGTCGCGGCCCTGTCAAAGCTAGCTGCGGGCTTGACTGGTGCCGACAACACCTGGTGTGTGCAggggcggagagagggagggagagggtgctGCCGACGGTGACTATGAGCGCATCGCACCCTCACTCACCACGGAGGCCTCGACGCTAACTTCCATCAGTC
This window encodes:
- a CDS encoding cyclic nucleotide-binding protein-like protein, which translates into the protein MERHKNSSVFLTGINVRDGRGQDLSEDEDEGVGVLVPFRVPPMPRPVVSHRYVSLNHPSGSRSSVSRTLLHWEKQMLLSRLQKNPCVDTEVFQERLSRMKIRNDRHYIRQVCDRVAEARQAEATARQAAFFSAEERRDFIFYKHHHLVEIKRREQTLTRARKWSIIVVCHVFLAALMQERRVQEALDTFSFLLAPMIRRFLALRARRREAEELTRRHLRDIPFPFPHVIQSMTGTFFEGWPPALLEKLVEKSKPCYLRRGRYLMHEGDVGRVMFMITLGTVSIVLRKKGREKRRTKENSSGVLQIKAPCYAGEFALVCKEPRSASIICETDIGYWAVSPEEYEEVAKYLSPAVASKQREATDVRRRQNLKRFFPLHVAFLRNFPYFAQFSDKSLTQLIDSVEPIVLHDGDYLFREGEIDSSTYFVQDGEAVLRDRDGADRKVLKGSCIGVFECSCGVNEAKRSSIVSVNYCDIWRLSRDVLIEIGMSEPAALLHCRDAAKKDRALEMHKDKVALQCFRKDPYMSFCCPRSTLAHLFEASTPTVFLNGERLALMGKTLNALSVVMSGVLDITMSRNEQHITMRVHVTASCVSDAAFRNASAPFRGLSRVIGAYEFASSLSQYACTVTSVGLTEAFVIERAQLDMKVPAALRGLMHDSARSRECVSRAYKQENAGLLYNDEALSFSRLYRELRTLEGETRK